A window of Acropora muricata isolate sample 2 chromosome 6, ASM3666990v1, whole genome shotgun sequence genomic DNA:
tttttttacattttactaCCTTTGTCCCACTGCTCTTTGTCTCAGTCTACAAAAATACCACTTGTTTACAATTTTCTTTCACCCTTTATCCTCTTCACTATCAGCAAAAGAAAACTGGCATTTGATTGGGGTACAGCTGCATTGAAGGCTTTGAGTAAGGATTGGTCACAAAATCTACTGCTCCAGAACTGAAATAGGTTTTAACTTTGCTTCTGTAGGCAGTTGATTTTGTTATTTACCTTTGCAAAGCTTGCTTTGCTAAAACTGTAATTGGTTAGGCTGTAGTGGTCTCCCTGCCTAATAACTTTCATGTATTTATGTATATAGATTGTACTCTAGTTAGGCAAAGCTAAAGTTTTTCTCTTCCTTGGCCCCGTGGAATGCGGAATGATACCAGTTTTACAATGCTCTTCCTAACAAGGTCAAGGTCACCACCAATAGAGTAAGGTCATGGTAACAAGGCTTCTCTAATGtacaaaaaaaacctttttttttgtctggagcactatctttatttcttaaacATGATTGTGCTGTTAACCAAAACAATATCTGTAAACTGGGGGCTGTTTACCTCCATAGCCAGCTAAAGAAAtcatgattatttttaaaaagactTGTGATTGAGGAATAAATTAACATTACTgagatttaaaaggaaaattggaACATTATCATACCGCTTCGTTTATACAGCTGGTCATTGAATATCCAGGCACTTGAGAAAAGTGTCCATTCAAACAATATTCTCATTCTAAAACGCACCATTACATGGAAAAATGGTCAGAAATGACCGTGTATTTACTGTTACATGTTCTGGAAAAGTTCGTTCACACCAAAAGGAGGAAATGGATGCCTTTGAAatatttcttgttttcgatCGATCCCGACTGAATGAGTTATAGAACGAGCTATCGCCTTAGGATCGTGCTGAGAGGAATCATTCGTTAAATACTTTTTTGTGCAGTATAATGCCGCAATTTTGAACTTAAATCCCTCAGGATTCAAGGACAAAGGTGTCTGAGTAATGGGACGGATTAATTTATTCCGGACATCTCATTTATGTAAAAGTGAAAGCAAAGAGGAAATGGGAGTGTATACCTCACAGCTTCTGATGACCTGGAGGAGAGAGGTACGTGGGCAGTCATGTTCTTTTCGACTTCTACTAATAACTTGTGCCGCCGAATAATAACGCCGCCAAGAGACGGAAGTTTCCTTAAAGCAACACAGGCCTCGATGTATCACATGATTTTGTAACATGTGACAGTTGACGAATCTGTCAACTTGTACAGGGGGGAAATACTTGCACTGTGAAGATTACTACCCGCGTTTGTCCCACTTTCCCTAGCCTGGCCCGCTGATTTCCATGTGTGGCCACTGGCTAGCGCACCCGTCATGTGTTCAAAGAGGAAAGTTACCGCCCCATACTTCCCACGACCAAAAAGTGACAGTTGACGCCAACCAGAAAATGTGATTTGTTCTTGGGGGTAAGGACTACATGGTAGCTGACATATAGGGTACTAATCATGTATCGTACAACAAGATGTGTGGGCTATATGAGGACTACCATGCTGTTGTTGTCGCTCCAGGGAGTGATCAATTAAGAGAGGAGCGTACTCTAGAAAAACACATAAGTTTCTGATGGAAAACGTGCCCTCAAAGGATTTTTCACTAAAATCCACGTTTACCGACATAAATGACTGCAGCAATCTATGGAACGATGATGAAATTGTCAAAATGGACCTTTACACGGCGTGCTCTGTTGGTCTTTACAACTGCGTTCGGCAACTCCTGGCGGATGGAATGGAAATTGTTGACCTCGATCAGCCGAACTGTGACGGATGGACGCCACTTATGTATGCCGCTTATGTCGGCCACGATAACATAGTCAACCTTCTTCTTGATTTCCCTGTGGATGTGAATGGAAGGACGCGAAATAGGAAAAAGAACTATGGGGCAACGCCGTTAATGCTTGCTTCCAGCTGTGGAAACGACACTGTGGTTTACTTTCTTCTGCAGAATGGTGCGAAGATCGATGCTCAAGATAACAGAGGATGGACTAGTCTTTATTATGCTACCTACCAAGGACATGCGAATGTTGCAAAAATGCTACTAGACAATGATGCCGACAGCGAGATCAGGTGATTATTTTGAAGAAAGTCTCCAATTAAAATTTCATGTAAATTATTGGTTTCAATTGTTAGCAATTGTTACCATAGTCACCCTTTTCAATCTTGTTGTGATAACCGTTGCCCGTGTTGAACACCTCCTTTGCTAAAATTGCAGAACGGCTGTGCTGCTTTGATGTGACTTTACGGGTATCAATGTAGTATTCAGcttaaaattacttttttaaaTATGTCCAATACGCCCAATGTGCAATAATTTGggctagattacagaatacccgtcctGTTACATTGAACCTTAAAATGCTGCCACAGCAATCCCACAGTCAGTCTATAATTTATTCACAGTCAGTCGAAACACATACGTAAGTCTTATTTATTCATTCTCACGCTTGTAACCAATTATGTTTCCAAGCAATAGACATTTAAAACCAGACCATGCCACACCAATATGAAACCATCCTAGTTTTATTTTGCATTCTACCGCCTGAAAATTACTCTTCACGGTGTTCCAATCAGTACTTTCACAAAACAATGGCAGGCTCATTCTTAAGTCCCTAATGCCCAAAGAGGGTATCACAGGTAACAATCCCGTTTCTGTGACAGCCGCTTTACCCAACAGGCGAACGCTTAAGTCATACATTACttttgtgaagaaaatagcactcctTTGCTGATTACGCCTATGCGCTCCTTTCTCTGATTAAGTCTAAGCACTTATTTCAtatttagtttttcttttacgGTTCAGCTAACTACACTTTTACGAAATAGTGTGAAGAAAAGAGCACTTGTCTACTGATCAATTAAGCCTTGCCTCTCCTTTCAGTCATTAGACCAAAGCAATCTTTTCTAATTTTAGCTTTCATGGTGGCAGTCCATATATACAGTCCTCATTATTATACAATCTTTCACTACAGCACTGCGGACCGCGATGGCAGTCCCTTTAATGGTCTCATTATTATACATTATTTCACTACGGAACTGCGAACCGCAGTGGCAGTCACTTAATGCCTTCATTATCATGAAACAACCTTTTCACTTCAGGACTGTGGACTGCAGTGGCAGTCTTCTTTACTCTTTTCGCTATTTAACTGCGGGATTGCGGGCCACTTTGCCTAAGTAACATTTCTTTGTGGACGACTATTCTGTAATTGCTCCATTATTTGGACTATGTTTACAATGGGGTAATAGTTTCGGGATTTGAAAGTGTTACCAGATTCATAAAATTTGGGTTATTCGGATTCTCGGAtgtttacattaaaaacatttttggattCAGGGTTAAGACTAAATCAATGAACCTGGTGTCAGTGCCGCCTGAGGCTACTGGGGTGCAAGGTCAAGCCCAAGGATCACAGGCAAACATATACTATACTAATTCACGTAATAACCCATCTACACGAACAGAGAGTTTCAGGTTCAAAGCACATTTATATAaagtttcttctttgaattCTGGATTCATGACATTCCAGATGTGTGACATATCTGTGAATTTTTTGCTTTGTGTGCAAACACCCAAACTAACCTGGTACTAGAACATTCTTGATTCATAATGAATCTGGAATTTTTTTCTCGGTGtaatatgcaaattagcagATAAAAGGGGTGctgttgaaaatttgaaatgttgGAGTTCCTGAAAATCTTTGAAATGGGTCATGAAGAGAGGAAAGTGTTGTTTCCCTAAATAAGAGCTGAAAATTAAGGAGGACTTGCCAATTTCAAAAATGATTTATGCTTAAATGTGTTTGTGTCAAATTTTCTACCAATCAGGCCATTAGAAGGCAATGAGCTTGACAGCTGAAAATTATAGAGGACTTAAGTTAACCCTTCGGGAGGGAATTGGGTTCAAAACTTAACTCttgcaatattaatttttattgaagGTGTGGGTATCCATTAGAAAGGCATACACTCTAAAACCCATTCTGGTTTTAttatttctgaattttttttttatggagcTTAGTAAAAAAACGgaataaattaactatttaaattattacaatactaCTTATGAATTGATAATTATTGTATGACTAATATAGTGAAACATGATGATTTTGTCCTCCAAAACACAGAGACCATGATATGGGAATGACACCACTTTTGGTTGCAGCAAGGGAAGGACATGAAGTCATATTTGAAATGCTTCTCAGACATGGTGCAAGCCTTCAAACAAGCACAAGACTTGGAGAAGACGCACGTACTTTAGCTCACCGGCATAGAAAGAATACGGTGATTAATATTATTGACCATCAGCTTTTTCAACATCAGCCAAACTATTTGCTTCGAAGTGAACCTGGTTTGTTACTAGGTAATGAAGACAGTGATGTTATTGATAGTGAAAACAGAGTGTCCAGTGGGCTTCAAGAGAGAAGTATTGTTCCCATGTCAAGGATAAAGGATGGTCCAGAAGCCTTTGCTAAGTTAATTGATGGTAAAAAAAATGGAGGTGAGCCAATTAATATTCCCACTCCATTGGGAAAACAACTCCAAAATGTGCGAGTTAGGGGAAGCCCACTAAATCTTGCTGTGTCTCCTGAGGCAACAGTTGGAAGTTTTGAGGACCATTTCTTCATCAACTGTGGTAGGACAGTGGAGAGTGCAAGTTTGCATAGGCGGTTGCAGAAAGTAAATAGCACGGAGAAGTGTGCCATCAACATAAGTCCACAGCAGCGTGACATTGGTGTTCCTACTGCCCTACCAACTCTATCCAAATTTCTTGAagaactgaaattaacaaaataCCTCTCAGTATTTGAAGAAAACAATGTTGATTTCAGCACATTATTGACATTTACAGAAAATGACCTAAAAGAAGTTGGGATAGCAGTATTTGGCCCCAGGAGGAAAATATTTATAGCCCTCTCTCActggaagaaggaaaaaaataagcCAAGTACTGAACAAGCTGTTTCAAAGCTCACTTCCGAGGCAAAACAGCTCCAACATCGCCTTAATGTAGAGGAAGATTTGCAGCACATCGTGGAAAGCCGTCTGATGGAAGGGAAGGAAAAACAGAAAGAGATACACAACAGTGTATCTAAGTTGCAAGAGCATTTCAaacagcttgaagaagaagaggaagtaCTTAAAGTTGTGAATGAGGAATTAGATAAGAACACCAACTTATCCAAAGATCAGGCAAAGGAACTGCAAGATACATTTCAATGTTGCACCCCAAATCTGGAGAGCCTTGCTTGCCAAGGTAGAACTGAAATATTATGAATCCAATTTCGTGGTCATACTGACCAGCCTGGACATTTATCTTCAAGCAATTAAAGATCATAAAGAAGGATTACATTAAGAGTATTCTCAGAAGTGGTACCTAGGCAATGACATCAAACTCATTGATAAGGGAATGGTCATTGTTTATCTGGAGATGGGCTGGTAAAAAGGAAATCAAGAGGTGTCTTTTAAGCCTTCAATTACTGCTATGACAAGGAAAGTTTTTATCCCCCTAATGCAAGCCTTTTAGCCACTCCATTCCTTCCGGACTCCACATCCTTCACTTGCTGGGAAATTAAGACATAATAGCTATGTGGATGCCCTTATTTCTCAAAGTAAAATGAACTCCCCCTCTGTTAAATTAAtggtttcaaaggcatcttggACATAAAATTGTTTAGAATATATGGCTACTTCATTTGCAAACATTATTTAAACTGATTATtcacaatcatcatcatcaatccaattttgatcCAGGTTTATCCCCGAAAACGGGGGGTGGccggatttaccccagcagcaatctctccaACTCCCTCGCTTGATTCAAggcgtcctttttctccaagcccacgctcttgctctccttctccacttgcatcttccatgtcGTCTTTGGTCGTCCTCACTTTCTCTTGCCCCTCACTTCAAACTCCAACGCTTTTCTCAGAA
This region includes:
- the LOC136920379 gene encoding ankyrin repeat and SAM domain-containing protein 3-like, translating into MENVPSKDFSLKSTFTDINDCSNLWNDDEIVKMDLYTACSVGLYNCVRQLLADGMEIVDLDQPNCDGWTPLMYAAYVGHDNIVNLLLDFPVDVNGRTRNRKKNYGATPLMLASSCGNDTVVYFLLQNGAKIDAQDNRGWTSLYYATYQGHANVAKMLLDNDADSEIRDHDMGMTPLLVAAREGHEVIFEMLLRHGASLQTSTRLGEDARTLAHRHRKNTVINIIDHQLFQHQPNYLLRSEPGLLLGNEDSDVIDSENRVSSGLQERSIVPMSRIKDGPEAFAKLIDGKKNGGEPINIPTPLGKQLQNVRVRGSPLNLAVSPEATVGSFEDHFFINCGRTVESASLHRRLQKVNSTEKCAINISPQQRDIGVPTALPTLSKFLEELKLTKYLSVFEENNVDFSTLLTFTENDLKEVGIAVFGPRRKIFIALSHWKKEKNKPSTEQAVSKLTSEAKQLQHRLNVEEDLQHIVESRLMEGKEKQKEIHNSVSKLQEHFKQLEEEEEVLKVVNEELDKNTNLSKDQAKELQDTFQCCTPNLESLACQGRTEIL